A portion of the Stigmatella aurantiaca DW4/3-1 genome contains these proteins:
- a CDS encoding microviridin/marinostatin family tricyclic proteinase inhibitor, translating into MKTKAKNQAQQGGKQPFFARLLEAQELGQAAGGSQVITTKKFPSDSDEVMVTLKFPSDSDEGCAR; encoded by the coding sequence ATGAAAACGAAGGCAAAGAACCAGGCGCAGCAAGGTGGCAAGCAACCCTTCTTCGCACGTCTGCTCGAGGCGCAGGAGCTCGGCCAGGCCGCGGGCGGCTCTCAGGTCATCACCACGAAGAAGTTTCCCTCGGACTCGGACGAGGTGATGGTCACCCTGAAGTTCCCCTCGGACAGCGACGAAGGATGCGCTCGCTAA
- a CDS encoding alkaline phosphatase PhoX — protein MRQGRSNLMVVSMAVLALSACSGDDGKEGTPGTPGADGTPGNNGPQGPQGPQGPEGPAGQGKTLHFTPIPVAITDAEKRAAYASTKANVNGKDVAIQFETVLRSGQTLGSHVFGRLTKKDGAPVRGQDGSDFISPSNDFSSILQVGGKLFEVTQFETTPAAMYLSELRQDPDGKLTATQTRPIDFAGVDGLWTPCAGSVSPWNTHLGSEEYPADGRAYENATAVSGLSSAEKSMLRYWGLDAATASLADAKAAYHPYRYGYVVEVSVNEAGTTTVTKHYATGRRALELAYVMPDRRTVYLSDDGTNDAFYMFVAKREGDLSEGQLYAARWFQTSPAGQPWGRADLYWIPLGPSATNAQVKALIDTGIQFSQIFDTEAQSSDGTCPGAASGFRAINTETGRECLRLKPGQELAASRLESRRYAAYVGATTEFRKTEGITFNPATNRLYVAFSELNNGMTSDPANRDLGGPNHVQLARNDCGGVYELVVSRNAEAGSEYVAESASSLVEGVWLKGPGASLYPNTSPYFAPSFTLPDSSGVAQPATGNVCSVNGIANPDNVTFIPGYDTLLIGEDTTDGHQNDMVWAYNMVTRSLTRIFSTPYGSETTGVYFYPNINGHAYIKTQIQHPYGESDTDKVGADLGVRQSYTGYIGPFPAMN, from the coding sequence ATGCGACAGGGCCGTTCGAATCTGATGGTGGTCTCCATGGCCGTGCTCGCGCTCTCCGCGTGCAGTGGCGATGATGGGAAGGAGGGCACCCCGGGAACGCCTGGGGCCGACGGCACTCCGGGGAATAACGGACCGCAAGGACCGCAAGGGCCGCAAGGACCCGAGGGGCCCGCGGGCCAGGGCAAGACCCTTCACTTCACGCCCATCCCGGTGGCGATCACGGATGCCGAGAAGCGTGCCGCCTATGCCAGCACGAAGGCGAACGTGAACGGGAAGGACGTGGCGATCCAGTTCGAGACGGTGTTGCGCTCCGGCCAGACCCTGGGCTCACACGTGTTCGGGCGCCTGACGAAGAAGGATGGAGCGCCCGTGCGAGGCCAGGACGGCTCGGACTTCATCTCTCCGTCCAACGACTTCTCCTCGATCCTCCAGGTGGGAGGGAAGCTCTTCGAGGTCACCCAGTTCGAGACCACGCCGGCGGCGATGTATCTCTCCGAGCTTCGCCAGGATCCGGATGGAAAGCTCACGGCCACCCAAACCCGGCCCATCGATTTCGCTGGTGTGGATGGGCTCTGGACGCCGTGCGCGGGCTCCGTGTCCCCTTGGAACACGCACCTGGGCAGTGAAGAGTACCCGGCGGATGGACGGGCGTACGAGAACGCCACGGCCGTGAGCGGCCTCAGCTCCGCCGAGAAATCCATGCTTCGCTACTGGGGGCTCGACGCCGCCACCGCGTCCCTGGCGGACGCCAAGGCCGCGTACCACCCCTACCGCTATGGCTACGTGGTCGAGGTCTCGGTCAATGAGGCGGGGACCACCACCGTCACGAAGCACTATGCGACGGGCCGCCGTGCGCTCGAGCTGGCGTATGTGATGCCGGACCGCAGGACGGTCTACCTGAGCGATGACGGCACGAACGATGCCTTCTACATGTTCGTGGCGAAGCGCGAGGGCGACCTCTCCGAGGGGCAGCTCTACGCGGCGCGCTGGTTCCAGACCAGCCCGGCGGGCCAGCCGTGGGGCCGGGCCGACCTGTACTGGATTCCCCTGGGGCCCAGCGCGACGAACGCCCAGGTGAAGGCGCTCATCGACACGGGCATCCAGTTCTCCCAGATCTTCGATACCGAGGCCCAGTCCTCGGATGGCACGTGCCCTGGGGCCGCTTCTGGGTTCCGCGCCATCAACACCGAGACGGGCCGTGAGTGCCTGCGGTTGAAGCCCGGTCAGGAACTGGCGGCCTCTCGTCTGGAGAGCCGCCGCTATGCGGCCTACGTGGGCGCGACCACGGAGTTCCGCAAGACGGAGGGCATCACCTTTAACCCGGCCACGAACCGGCTCTACGTGGCCTTCAGCGAGCTGAACAATGGGATGACGAGTGACCCGGCGAACCGGGACCTCGGCGGGCCCAACCACGTGCAACTGGCCCGGAACGACTGTGGCGGGGTGTATGAGCTCGTGGTCTCGCGCAACGCGGAGGCTGGCAGCGAGTATGTCGCGGAGTCCGCCTCGTCCCTGGTCGAAGGGGTGTGGCTGAAGGGGCCAGGCGCCAGCCTCTATCCGAACACCAGCCCGTACTTCGCTCCCTCCTTCACGCTCCCGGACAGCAGCGGGGTGGCGCAGCCGGCCACCGGAAACGTCTGCAGCGTGAATGGCATCGCCAACCCCGACAACGTGACGTTCATCCCCGGATACGACACGTTGCTCATCGGCGAGGACACCACGGACGGCCACCAGAACGACATGGTGTGGGCCTACAACATGGTTACGCGCTCGCTGACCCGCATCTTCTCCACGCCCTACGGTTCGGAGACGACGGGCGTGTACTTCTACCCAAACATCAACGGGCATGCGTACATCAAGACGCAGATCCAGCATCCCTATGGCGAGTCCGACACGGACAAGGTGGGGGCGGACCTGGGCGTGAGGCAGTCGTACACCGGGTACATCGGCCCGTTCCCGGCCATGAACTGA
- a CDS encoding Na+/H+ antiporter, whose amino-acid sequence MQFELAFVLLFAVATAVAIVARYFQFPYTVALVVAGLVLGTAHAFEPPHLTKGLLFAVILPGLIFEAAFHVDFRKFWKNKLAIHALAIPGVVAAVALTALLLSPAVGGLSLVQGFAFIHALVFASVIVSTDPIAVVGLFKMLGVPKRLAVLVEGESLLNDGTAVVLFNLIVAVALGGQFTASGAVLDFVKVAGVGALIGGLVGFAVSQVIERVEDAMVEITLTVIAAYGSFVVAENFHFSGVIATVVAGMLCGNWAANTGMSATTRVAVESFWEYLAFALNSIVFLLIGMEVQLNSLLDSWVPILLAYLAVLLGRALVVYGVSALLRLSSERVPWRWSAVLTWSGLRGAISMVLVLSLPEDFAHRELLVNMTFGVVVLSIIVQGLTMPPLLRRLGVTGQRDVYQEKYEMARGRLGAVHAALGALESMRRSRDIPADVLAQLEKDYEQKANAAEQELSALKQQTNRFHEEEHQEAVRRVLIIEKDALLKAYQKGAIGKEAFEHLSTELDERLAQAKDAEAHVSLEDSAVEREPVRS is encoded by the coding sequence ATGCAATTCGAGTTGGCGTTCGTACTGCTCTTCGCCGTGGCGACGGCCGTGGCCATCGTGGCGCGCTACTTCCAGTTTCCCTACACCGTGGCGCTGGTGGTGGCGGGGCTCGTGCTGGGCACGGCCCATGCGTTCGAGCCGCCCCACCTCACCAAAGGGCTGCTCTTCGCCGTCATCCTGCCAGGCCTCATTTTCGAGGCGGCCTTCCACGTGGACTTCCGCAAGTTCTGGAAGAACAAGCTGGCCATCCACGCGCTGGCCATCCCCGGCGTCGTCGCGGCCGTGGCGCTCACTGCGCTCCTGCTGTCGCCCGCCGTGGGCGGGCTGAGCCTCGTCCAGGGCTTCGCCTTCATCCACGCCCTGGTGTTCGCCTCGGTCATCGTCTCCACGGACCCCATTGCCGTGGTGGGGCTCTTCAAGATGCTGGGCGTCCCCAAGCGCCTGGCCGTGCTGGTGGAGGGCGAGAGCCTCCTCAACGACGGCACGGCCGTCGTGCTCTTCAACCTCATCGTCGCCGTGGCGCTCGGGGGCCAGTTCACCGCGAGTGGCGCCGTGCTGGACTTCGTCAAGGTCGCGGGGGTGGGCGCGCTCATCGGCGGACTGGTGGGGTTCGCCGTCTCGCAGGTCATCGAGCGCGTCGAGGACGCGATGGTGGAGATCACCCTCACCGTCATCGCCGCCTACGGCTCGTTCGTGGTGGCGGAAAACTTCCACTTCTCGGGCGTCATCGCCACCGTGGTGGCCGGCATGCTGTGTGGCAACTGGGCCGCCAACACGGGCATGAGCGCCACCACGCGCGTCGCGGTGGAGAGCTTCTGGGAGTACCTGGCCTTCGCCCTCAACTCCATCGTGTTTCTGCTCATCGGCATGGAGGTGCAGCTCAACTCGCTGCTGGACTCCTGGGTCCCCATCCTCCTGGCCTACCTGGCCGTGCTGCTGGGACGGGCGCTCGTGGTGTACGGCGTGTCCGCCCTGCTGCGCCTCTCCTCGGAGCGCGTGCCGTGGCGCTGGAGCGCGGTGCTCACCTGGAGCGGCCTGCGCGGGGCCATCTCCATGGTGCTGGTGCTGAGCCTCCCCGAGGACTTCGCCCACCGGGAGCTGCTGGTGAACATGACGTTCGGCGTGGTGGTGCTCTCCATCATCGTCCAGGGGCTCACCATGCCTCCGCTGCTCCGGCGCCTGGGCGTCACCGGGCAGCGGGACGTCTACCAGGAGAAATATGAGATGGCCCGGGGCCGCCTCGGGGCCGTCCACGCCGCCCTGGGCGCGCTGGAGTCCATGCGCCGCTCCCGCGACATCCCCGCCGATGTGCTGGCCCAGTTGGAGAAGGACTACGAGCAGAAGGCCAACGCGGCCGAGCAGGAGCTGTCTGCCCTCAAGCAGCAGACGAACCGCTTCCACGAGGAGGAGCACCAGGAGGCCGTGCGCCGCGTGCTCATCATCGAGAAGGACGCGCTGCTCAAGGCCTACCAGAAGGGAGCCATTGGAAAGGAGGCCTTCGAGCACCTGAGCACCGAGCTGGATGAACGGCTCGCCCAGGCGAAGGACGCCGAAGCCCATGTCTCCCTGGAGGATTCCGCTGTGGAGCGAGAACCCGTCCGCTCCTGA
- a CDS encoding discoidin domain-containing protein, which translates to MPLASVGVPPRSVAPGLRAAMFLLALLSLFTSSSAHAASSLLSLKRPATASSVEGGNTADLAVDGNTGLRWASVWNVDPQWLSVDLGATATLDRVKIQWEGAYAKAYKIQVSPDGSSWTDLYSTSAGDGGIDDLTLSGSGRYVRVYCTQRALTNYGYSIFELEVYGTTGGGSTGPTVQLALKRSTYASSVEGGNAADLAVDGSTGSRWASAWGVDPQWIYVDLGAPAQVSRVKIQWEGAYAKAYKVQISSDELTWTDLYSTSAGDGGIDDLTLSGSGRYVRILGTQRALAAYGYSILELEVYGTGGVNTPPVQYGPNVALNKPATASSYEPNPPVGTAVPANAVDGNPGTRWGSNATDNEWFTVDLGSSRTIGRVVLNWETAAGRVFDLQVSPNGTQWTTVYRELRGAGGVQAIPLYTTGRYVRLQGYARATSFGYSLYEFEVYDYVAGQPQPTYTIQPLPTPSKVQVGQGSYLTNDYKMPQPRYPGYRSSNVTTPLPSNDWWQSILIKPQGDYLVTLPLKSKFFSQGLGILNPGAGWINGDRSAVNADGSPDLYLRATNIDTSKMANRVTGYSDWSVDAALSDDATDKLKVTFVKGSPYLYSQFTDPNSVEIYSSVISQIFNESNTAILTADGTSVTTDRIGLRISNTDGGGTAQTRYYGVFAPQGTVFQKVGAKLKIRLGSGQNYLAVAALPAPTDLNYFHQHAYAFVTGTQVSYTYDEATAQLTTAFNFTTQLKRTGFSNVPLTTLLPHQWKSTSAALTALTYPSVRGTLKVFEGTAFTTVNRFHGIVPQFTEPTNPEYSRTLMSQYLQILERQTANTPMAADAYWQGKQLHPLAMGVLAADKTGDTAYRDLFLSRIRTILTNWYTYTDGEPDFFFYYNPDWGTTYYRVSEFGANTGITDHHFTYGYYVFASAVLATYDPNFRTQYGAMVEHLIRDYANPSRTDTLYPFFRSFDPYEGHSWAGGYADNNNGNNQEAAGESLFGWVGQYLWGVLTNNTAFRNAGIYGFTTELKAVEQYWFNYDGDNWVPQWTHKSVGQVYGSSNFYGTFFSAAPVHIYGIHWLPTSEYLTSYGFNPTKAAALYNGFVTDNGGPEKEWQHVVWPIQSLSNAAGAISKWNASVVQQNEAFNTYWFIHNMASLGQRTTDIWATGKAAATVYKKGTTYSALVWNPTDASLTVTFKNASGTTGTATVPARSLIRVNPVQ; encoded by the coding sequence ATGCCTCTTGCCTCTGTCGGCGTACCGCCCAGAAGCGTTGCCCCGGGTCTCCGGGCCGCGATGTTTCTGCTGGCACTCCTGTCCCTGTTCACCAGTTCGAGCGCACACGCGGCCTCCAGCCTGCTGTCCCTGAAGCGCCCCGCCACCGCATCCTCCGTGGAGGGGGGCAACACGGCGGATCTCGCCGTGGACGGAAACACGGGCCTCCGGTGGGCCAGCGTCTGGAACGTGGATCCCCAGTGGCTCTCCGTGGACCTGGGCGCCACGGCCACCCTCGACCGGGTCAAGATTCAATGGGAGGGCGCCTACGCCAAGGCCTACAAGATCCAGGTCTCCCCGGACGGCTCCTCCTGGACGGACCTCTACTCCACGTCGGCTGGGGACGGCGGCATCGATGACCTGACCCTCTCTGGCAGCGGCCGGTACGTGCGGGTGTACTGCACCCAGCGCGCGCTCACGAACTATGGCTACTCCATCTTCGAGCTCGAGGTGTACGGCACCACGGGCGGAGGGAGCACGGGCCCGACGGTCCAGTTGGCGCTGAAGCGCAGCACCTATGCCTCCTCGGTGGAGGGCGGCAACGCGGCGGACCTCGCCGTGGACGGCAGCACCGGCTCGCGGTGGGCCAGCGCCTGGGGCGTGGATCCGCAATGGATTTACGTGGACCTGGGCGCCCCCGCGCAGGTCAGCCGCGTCAAGATTCAGTGGGAGGGCGCCTACGCCAAGGCCTACAAGGTCCAGATCTCCAGCGACGAGCTCACCTGGACGGACCTCTACTCCACGTCGGCCGGAGACGGCGGCATCGACGACCTGACCCTTTCTGGCAGCGGCCGGTACGTGCGCATCCTCGGCACGCAGCGGGCCCTCGCCGCGTATGGCTATTCCATCCTGGAACTCGAGGTGTACGGGACGGGTGGGGTGAACACGCCCCCGGTGCAGTACGGCCCCAACGTGGCCCTGAACAAGCCGGCCACCGCCTCCTCCTATGAGCCCAACCCGCCCGTCGGCACCGCGGTGCCCGCCAACGCCGTGGACGGCAACCCGGGAACGCGCTGGGGCTCCAACGCCACGGACAACGAGTGGTTCACGGTCGATCTGGGCAGCAGCCGGACCATTGGCCGCGTGGTCCTGAACTGGGAGACCGCCGCGGGGCGGGTGTTCGACCTCCAGGTCTCTCCCAACGGCACGCAATGGACGACCGTCTACCGCGAGCTGCGGGGCGCGGGGGGGGTCCAGGCCATTCCCCTGTACACCACCGGCCGCTATGTCCGGTTGCAGGGTTACGCCCGAGCCACGAGCTTCGGGTACTCCCTCTACGAGTTCGAGGTCTACGACTACGTCGCGGGCCAGCCTCAGCCCACCTATACGATTCAGCCGCTGCCCACCCCGTCCAAGGTGCAGGTGGGCCAGGGAAGCTACCTGACGAACGATTACAAGATGCCGCAGCCGCGGTACCCCGGCTACCGCTCCAGCAATGTGACGACGCCCCTGCCGTCCAATGACTGGTGGCAGTCCATCCTCATCAAGCCGCAAGGTGACTACCTCGTCACCCTGCCCCTGAAGTCCAAGTTCTTCAGCCAGGGCCTCGGCATCCTGAATCCCGGGGCCGGGTGGATCAACGGCGATCGCTCGGCCGTGAACGCGGACGGCAGCCCGGACCTGTACCTGCGCGCCACCAACATCGACACGTCCAAGATGGCCAACCGGGTCACGGGTTACAGCGATTGGTCCGTGGACGCCGCCCTCAGCGATGACGCCACCGACAAGCTCAAGGTGACGTTCGTCAAGGGGTCGCCCTACCTCTACAGCCAGTTCACCGATCCCAATTCGGTGGAGATCTACTCCTCCGTCATTTCGCAGATCTTCAACGAGAGCAACACGGCGATCCTCACCGCGGACGGCACGTCCGTGACAACGGACCGGATTGGCCTGAGGATCTCCAACACCGATGGCGGTGGCACGGCCCAGACGCGGTACTACGGCGTCTTCGCCCCTCAGGGCACCGTGTTCCAGAAGGTGGGCGCGAAGCTCAAGATCCGGCTGGGCAGCGGCCAGAACTACCTGGCCGTGGCGGCCCTGCCCGCTCCCACCGACCTGAACTACTTCCACCAGCACGCGTACGCCTTCGTGACGGGCACCCAGGTCAGCTACACCTACGACGAGGCGACCGCACAGCTCACCACGGCCTTCAACTTCACGACGCAGTTGAAGCGCACGGGCTTCTCCAACGTGCCGTTGACCACCCTGCTGCCGCACCAGTGGAAGAGCACCTCGGCGGCACTCACCGCGCTCACCTACCCGTCCGTGCGTGGCACGCTGAAGGTCTTCGAGGGCACCGCGTTCACGACGGTGAACCGGTTCCACGGCATCGTCCCCCAGTTCACCGAGCCCACCAACCCCGAGTACTCCCGGACGCTGATGAGCCAGTACCTCCAGATCCTGGAGCGGCAGACCGCGAACACCCCGATGGCCGCCGATGCGTACTGGCAGGGCAAGCAGCTCCACCCGCTCGCCATGGGCGTGCTCGCCGCGGACAAGACCGGAGACACCGCCTACCGGGACCTGTTCCTCTCGCGCATCCGCACCATCCTCACCAACTGGTACACCTACACGGACGGCGAGCCGGACTTCTTCTTCTATTACAACCCGGACTGGGGAACGACGTACTACCGGGTCAGCGAGTTCGGCGCCAACACCGGCATCACGGACCACCACTTCACCTACGGCTACTACGTCTTCGCCTCGGCCGTGCTCGCCACCTATGACCCGAACTTCCGCACCCAGTACGGCGCCATGGTGGAGCACCTGATCCGCGACTACGCGAACCCCTCCCGCACCGACACGCTGTACCCGTTCTTCCGCAGCTTTGATCCCTACGAGGGCCACTCGTGGGCCGGTGGGTATGCGGACAACAACAACGGCAACAACCAGGAGGCGGCCGGCGAGTCCCTCTTTGGCTGGGTGGGCCAGTACCTGTGGGGCGTGCTCACCAACAACACCGCCTTCCGCAACGCGGGCATCTACGGCTTCACCACGGAGCTGAAGGCCGTCGAGCAGTACTGGTTCAACTACGATGGGGACAACTGGGTGCCCCAGTGGACCCATAAGTCGGTGGGCCAGGTCTACGGCTCGTCCAACTTCTACGGCACCTTCTTCAGCGCCGCGCCGGTCCACATCTACGGCATCCACTGGCTGCCCACCTCCGAGTACCTGACCAGCTACGGCTTCAACCCCACCAAGGCCGCGGCGCTCTACAACGGCTTCGTGACGGACAACGGCGGGCCGGAGAAGGAGTGGCAGCACGTCGTGTGGCCCATCCAGTCCCTGAGCAACGCGGCCGGGGCCATCAGCAAGTGGAATGCCTCCGTCGTGCAGCAGAACGAGGCCTTCAACACGTACTGGTTCATCCACAACATGGCCAGCCTCGGCCAGCGCACCACGGACATCTGGGCCACGGGCAAGGCGGCGGCCACCGTCTACAAGAAGGGCACCACGTACTCGGCCCTCGTCTGGAACCCCACCGACGCCTCCCTCACGGTGACGTTCAAGAACGCCTCCGGCACCACGGGCACGGCCACCGTGCCCGCCCGGTCCCTGATCCGGGTCAACCCGGTTCAGTAA
- a CDS encoding MvdC/MvdD family ATP grasp protein — protein MPSARGSVLLLTHSRDHYTVDRVAQALSRLGARPVRIDTDGFPSVLTLTSRMGPAGSDVSLRTATGKRRSQDIRAVWLRRLAPPRLDEALEPVWREGCFRESHAALEGFLDGLEAAGCRFINPLAAEQTASNKLHQLRQAQALGLEIPRTLVTNDAGQVRAFFEEVRGRMVAKMLTPLSQSMEGGHPFVYTSAVGPQQLEQLEGLRHSPMVFQERIDKVRELRVAVVGPHCFVGAIDASRSVTGQVDWRRARPGECHWEPGDVSPAVAARLVRLVAQLGLVYGAVDLIVTPEGRHVFLEVNPGGEWGMLERELGLPISEALAEALVTGDRVPPSSFRSSHDRPHRDPFP, from the coding sequence ATGCCCTCAGCCCGCGGCAGCGTCCTGCTTCTCACCCACAGCCGGGACCACTACACGGTCGACCGGGTGGCGCAGGCGCTGTCGCGGCTGGGGGCGCGGCCGGTGCGCATCGACACGGACGGCTTCCCCTCGGTCCTGACGCTGACCTCGCGGATGGGACCGGCCGGCAGCGACGTGTCCTTGCGCACGGCCACGGGAAAGCGGCGAAGCCAGGACATCCGGGCGGTCTGGCTGCGGCGGCTCGCTCCGCCCCGGCTGGATGAAGCGCTGGAGCCTGTCTGGCGCGAGGGGTGCTTCCGTGAATCCCACGCGGCGCTCGAGGGGTTTCTCGATGGGTTGGAGGCCGCGGGCTGCCGCTTCATCAACCCCCTCGCCGCCGAGCAGACCGCCTCCAACAAGCTGCATCAGCTTCGACAGGCCCAGGCGCTGGGGCTGGAGATCCCCCGGACCCTGGTCACCAATGATGCGGGCCAGGTGCGCGCCTTCTTCGAAGAGGTGCGAGGCCGGATGGTGGCCAAGATGCTGACCCCCCTCAGCCAGTCCATGGAAGGGGGACATCCCTTCGTGTACACGAGCGCGGTGGGCCCCCAACAGCTCGAACAGCTCGAGGGGCTCCGTCACAGCCCCATGGTGTTCCAGGAGCGGATCGACAAGGTCCGCGAGCTGCGGGTGGCCGTGGTGGGTCCGCACTGCTTCGTGGGCGCCATCGACGCCTCGCGCTCCGTGACAGGCCAGGTGGACTGGAGACGGGCCCGTCCTGGAGAGTGCCACTGGGAACCCGGCGACGTTTCCCCCGCGGTGGCCGCGCGCCTGGTGCGGCTGGTGGCGCAGCTGGGGCTGGTGTACGGCGCCGTGGATCTCATCGTCACCCCCGAGGGGCGGCACGTCTTCCTCGAAGTGAACCCTGGGGGTGAGTGGGGAATGCTCGAGCGGGAGCTCGGCCTGCCCATCTCAGAGGCCCTCGCCGAGGCCCTCGTCACCGGGGACCGCGTGCCCCCTTCCTCCTTCCGGAGCTCTCATGACCGTCCTCATCGTGACCCATTCCCATGA
- a CDS encoding YcjF family protein: MDFNLADEVRRQLEEALSKRGRVNIVIAGRSGVGKSTLVNAVFQGNLAETGQGRPVTQSAREYSKEGLPITILDTRGLEMDQYLETTRQLEEEVRERSTDPDAKRHLHVAWVCISEDSRRVEQGESAVAQMLARYMPVLGVITKARSDQGFREEVLRLLPMARNAMRVRALREQDDEGHVLEPRGLQELVDVTMEVVPEAQRNAFAAAQKVSVAQKRTRAHAIVGSAATLAGAIGATPIPFSDALVIVPVQISMLASISAVFGLPLNQAFLTTLISSASGGLMATLSGQTIVSGLLKLVPGVGTVVGAAISAATAVAVTTLFGEGFISVLSKLFLRNQGEPPTEEEVAQAFREELHGRSSPRP; the protein is encoded by the coding sequence ATGGATTTCAACCTCGCGGACGAGGTGAGGCGCCAGTTGGAGGAGGCCCTGAGCAAGCGGGGCCGGGTCAACATCGTCATCGCCGGGCGCAGCGGGGTGGGCAAGAGCACCTTGGTGAACGCCGTCTTCCAGGGCAATTTGGCGGAGACGGGACAAGGGCGCCCGGTAACCCAGAGCGCGCGGGAGTACTCGAAAGAGGGGCTGCCCATTACCATCCTCGACACTCGCGGACTGGAGATGGACCAGTACCTGGAGACGACGCGTCAGCTCGAGGAGGAAGTCCGGGAGCGCTCGACGGACCCCGATGCGAAGCGCCACCTGCACGTGGCCTGGGTGTGCATCTCCGAGGACTCGCGCCGGGTGGAGCAGGGCGAGTCGGCCGTCGCGCAGATGTTGGCCCGCTACATGCCGGTCCTGGGGGTCATCACCAAGGCCCGCTCGGACCAGGGGTTCCGCGAGGAAGTGCTCCGGCTTCTCCCCATGGCGCGCAATGCCATGCGGGTCCGTGCGCTGCGGGAGCAGGACGACGAGGGGCACGTGCTGGAGCCGCGCGGCCTCCAGGAACTCGTGGACGTGACGATGGAGGTGGTGCCCGAGGCCCAGCGCAACGCCTTCGCCGCCGCGCAGAAGGTCAGCGTGGCGCAGAAGCGGACCCGGGCCCATGCCATCGTGGGCAGCGCGGCCACCCTGGCGGGGGCCATCGGCGCGACGCCCATTCCCTTCTCGGACGCGCTCGTCATCGTGCCCGTGCAGATCAGCATGCTGGCCAGCATCAGCGCCGTGTTCGGCTTGCCCTTGAACCAGGCGTTTCTCACCACCCTGATCAGCTCGGCGAGCGGGGGGCTGATGGCGACGCTGTCGGGACAGACGATCGTCTCGGGCCTGCTGAAGCTCGTTCCGGGAGTGGGCACCGTCGTGGGCGCCGCCATCTCCGCGGCCACGGCGGTGGCCGTGACGACCCTCTTCGGAGAGGGCTTCATCAGCGTTCTCTCGAAGCTCTTCCTGCGAAACCAGGGCGAGCCTCCCACGGAGGAGGAGGTCGCCCAGGCCTTCCGGGAGGAGCTCCACGGACGGAGCTCCCCCCGCCCCTGA
- a CDS encoding MvdC/MvdD family ATP grasp protein, translating into MTVLIVTHSHDNTAPRDVAHAVAARGQRAYRFDTDLFPTHLRLTLDERGEGHLSGPEGVLDLAEVTSVWYRRNGTGTRIPREMAPQLRQPSVEESRRVVSGMLAARRVFQLDALEEVRRAEHKPLQLELAGTLGLEVPRTLTTNDPEAVRAFAASCPGGVVTKMMTSFAVYGERGEEQVVFTTPLHPEDLENLEGLDLCPMTFQERIAKAMELRVTVVGEQVMAASIDSQALPRAREDWRREGVTLAGAWQPYLLPESIRTRVLRLMDLLRLNYGAIDFIVTPEGRHVFLEVNPSGEFLWLTHSPGMPITDALADVLTGRSARRRGHGSSQAG; encoded by the coding sequence ATGACCGTCCTCATCGTGACCCATTCCCATGACAACACGGCGCCCAGGGACGTCGCCCACGCCGTGGCGGCTCGCGGCCAGCGGGCTTACCGGTTCGACACCGACCTGTTCCCCACCCACCTGAGGCTCACGCTCGACGAGCGGGGAGAGGGGCATCTCTCCGGGCCGGAAGGGGTGCTCGACCTGGCGGAGGTGACCTCGGTCTGGTACCGCCGCAATGGCACCGGGACGCGCATCCCCCGGGAGATGGCGCCCCAGCTCCGCCAGCCCTCCGTGGAGGAGAGCCGACGCGTCGTGTCCGGGATGCTCGCGGCGCGCAGGGTGTTTCAGCTGGATGCGCTCGAGGAGGTGCGGCGCGCGGAGCACAAGCCGCTGCAACTCGAGCTGGCGGGCACCTTGGGCCTGGAAGTGCCCCGCACGCTGACCACCAATGATCCCGAAGCGGTGCGGGCCTTCGCCGCGAGCTGCCCCGGGGGCGTGGTGACGAAGATGATGACCTCCTTTGCCGTCTACGGCGAGCGGGGCGAGGAGCAGGTGGTGTTCACCACGCCCCTGCACCCCGAGGACCTGGAGAACCTGGAGGGGCTGGACCTGTGCCCGATGACCTTCCAGGAGCGCATCGCCAAGGCGATGGAGCTGCGGGTCACGGTGGTGGGGGAGCAGGTCATGGCGGCCTCCATCGACTCGCAGGCCCTGCCGAGGGCTCGCGAGGACTGGCGCCGCGAGGGGGTCACCCTCGCGGGCGCCTGGCAGCCCTACCTGCTGCCCGAGTCCATCCGGACGCGGGTGCTCCGGCTGATGGACCTGCTCCGGCTCAATTATGGCGCGATCGACTTCATCGTCACGCCCGAGGGCAGGCATGTCTTCCTGGAGGTGAACCCATCCGGGGAGTTCCTGTGGCTGACCCACTCCCCCGGCATGCCCATCACCGATGCCCTGGCGGATGTGCTGACTGGGCGCTCGGCACGCAGGCGGGGCCACGGATCCTCGCAGGCGGGATAA